Proteins co-encoded in one Callospermophilus lateralis isolate mCalLat2 chromosome 2, mCalLat2.hap1, whole genome shotgun sequence genomic window:
- the LOC143391693 gene encoding olfactory receptor 5D13-like, whose amino-acid sequence MMSSKGNRSSRPTFILLGFSEYPGLQVPLFLVFLSIYIATIVGNLGMIIIIKINPKLHTIMYFFLSHLSFVDCCYSTVVTPKLLENLVVEERTISFSGCIMQFSFACIFAVTETFMLVAMAYDRFVAVCNPLLYTTIMSQKLCVLLVAGSYTWGVVCSLTLTYFLLALSYCESNIINNFICDHSVIVSVSCSDPYISQMLCFIIAVFNEVSSLIIITTSYVFIFITVMRMPSASGRRRTFSTCASHLTNITIFHGTILFLYCAPSPKTSWLSVKVASVFYTVVIPMLNPLIYSCRNKDVKDTFRKLVVTKSLCHSI is encoded by the coding sequence ATGATGTCTTCTAAAGGAAATAGAAGCAGCAGGCCCACCTTTATTCTGTTGGGTTTTTCAGAATATCCAGGTCTCCAGGTGCCACTATTTCTGGTTTTCTTGTCCATTTATATCGCCACCATAGTGGGAAATTTGGGGATGATAATAATCATCAAGATCAACCCAAAACTCCACACAATCATGTACTTTTTTCTTAGCCACCTGTCCTTTGTAGATTGCTGTTACTCCACCGTAGTTACACCTAAACTGCTAGAAAACTTGGTTGTGGAAGAGAGAACCATTTCTTTTTCTGGTTGTATCATGCAGTTTTCTTTTGCTTGCATTTTTGCAGTGACAGAAACTTTCATGCTGGTAGCAATGGCCTATGATCGTTTTGTGGCAGTTTGTAACCCTCTGCTGTATACCACTATTATGTCTCAAAAGCTTTGTGTTCTTCTGGTGGCTGGGTCTTATACATGGGGTGTAGTGTGCTCCCTGACACTCACATATTTTCTTCTTGCCCTGTCGTACTGTGAATCTAACATCATAAATAACTTCATCTGTGACCACTCTGTCATTGTTTCTGTCTCCTGCTCGGACCCTTATATCAGCCAGATGCTATGTTTTATTATTGCTGTATTCAATGAGGTGAGCAGCCTGATAATTATCACTACGTCCTATGTATTCATCTTCATCACTGTTATGAGGATGCCTTCTGCAAGTGGGCGTCGGAGAACCTTCTCCACCTGTGCCTCCCACCTGACCAACATCACCATCTTTCATGGAACCATCCTATTTCTTTACTGTGCTCCTAGTCCAAAAACTTCTTGGCTCTCAGTTAAGGTAGCTTCAGTGTTTTATACAGTGGTGATTCCCATGCTGAACCCGTTGATCTATAGCTGTAGGAACAAAGATGTGAAGGACACTTTCCGAAAATTAGTTGTCACCAAATCTCTTTGTCACTCAATATAA
- the LOC143390419 gene encoding olfactory receptor 5D13-like, giving the protein MLLTEANQTSEVTFILLGFSEYPDLQVPLFLVFLIIYTVTAVGNLGMILTIRINPKLHTPMYCFLSHLSFIDFCYSTTVTPKLLENLFVEDRTISFAGCITQFFWACIFVVAETFMLAVMAGDRFVAVCHPLLYTVIMSQKLCASLVAGTYTWGIVSSMTLTYFVLALSFCGSNIINNFVCEHSAIDSVSCSDPSVSQMLCLVITIFDEVSSLCITLSTYIFIFVTVMKMPSTGGRQKAFSTCASHLTAITIFHGTVLFLYCVPNSKNSWLMVKVGFVFYTVVIPMLNPLIHSLRNKDVKENFRKLMTHLPLYC; this is encoded by the coding sequence ATGCTGTTAACTGAAGCAAATCAGACTTCTGAAGTCACCTTCATCCTCCTGGGCTTCTCAGAATACCCAGACCTCCAGGTGCCCCTGTTCCTGGTGTTCCTGATCATCTACACAGTCACAGCAGTGGGGAATCTGGGCATGATCCTGACTATCAGGATCAATCCCAAACTTCACACCCCTATGTACTGTTTTCTCAGTCACTTGTCCTTTATTGATTTCTGTTACTCCACTACGGTGACCCCcaaacttctggagaacctgtttGTGGAAGACAGAACCATCTCCTTTGCAGGATGCATCACACAATTCTTCTGGGCTTGTATATTTGTAGTAGCCGAAACATTCATGTTGGCAGTGATGGCCGGTGACCGATTCGTGGCAGTTTGTCACCCTCTCCTCTATACAGTCATCATGTCCCAGAAGCTGTGTGCATCATTAGTGGCTGGGACCTACACATGGGGTATAGTTTCTTCCATGACACTCACCTATTTTGTCTTGGCATTATCCTTCTGTGGGTCAAACATCATCAACAATTTTGTCTGTGAGCACTCTGCCATCGACTCTGTCTCCTGTTCAGACCCTTCTGTCAGCCAAATGCTTTGTTTGGTTATCACCATATTTGATGAGGTGAGCAGCCTCTGTATCACCCTCAGTACTTATATTTTCATCTTTGTCACTGTCATGAAAATGCCCTCCACTGGTGGACGCCAAAAAGCCTTCTCAACCTGTGCCTCCCATCTGACTGCCATCACCATTTTTCACGGGACTGTCTTGTTCCTTTATTGTGTACCCAATTCCAAAAACTCATGGCTCATGGTCAAAGTTGGTTTTGTATTTTATACAGTGGTCAtccccatgctgaaccccttGATCCACAGCCTTAGGAACAAAGATGTGAAGGAGAATTTTAGGAAGTTAATGACTCACCTCCCACTATACTGTTGA